A genomic window from Brevibacillus agri includes:
- the fabD gene encoding ACP S-malonyltransferase: MGKVAFVFPGQGSQFVGMGQTLSEQSEAARRIFETADAALGFSLSGLCFAGPEEELKLTANTQPAILTASVAVLAALKEKLPDYTPDFVAGHSLGEYSALVAAGALSFADTVKVVRARGQFMEEAVPAGQGAMAAVLNMERAALQAVCEEVTASGHPVQPANMNCPGQIVISGSAEGVKLAGEKAKAAGAKRVLPLNVSGPFHSSLMQPAADKLQAVLAGVTVQEASVPVVANVTARPVTEAATIVEQLVQQVSAPVLWEDSVQWMVEAGVTTFVEIGPGKVLAGLIKKIAPADTTIISVQDMESLTELLNGGVLC, translated from the coding sequence GTGGGGAAAGTAGCATTTGTTTTTCCGGGCCAAGGCTCGCAATTCGTAGGGATGGGGCAGACGCTTTCCGAGCAGTCGGAAGCAGCCCGCCGCATTTTTGAAACGGCAGATGCCGCGCTCGGCTTTTCGCTCTCCGGTCTGTGCTTTGCAGGCCCGGAAGAAGAGTTGAAGCTGACGGCGAACACGCAGCCGGCGATTTTGACGGCGAGCGTCGCTGTGCTTGCAGCCTTGAAAGAAAAGTTGCCGGATTACACGCCTGATTTCGTGGCGGGCCACAGTCTGGGCGAATATTCGGCGCTGGTGGCAGCAGGCGCGCTGTCTTTTGCCGATACGGTCAAAGTCGTTCGGGCACGCGGCCAATTCATGGAAGAAGCCGTTCCGGCAGGCCAGGGCGCTATGGCAGCGGTCTTGAACATGGAGCGCGCAGCCCTGCAAGCCGTGTGCGAGGAAGTAACCGCTTCCGGGCATCCGGTTCAGCCAGCGAACATGAACTGCCCGGGGCAGATCGTCATCTCCGGCTCGGCCGAAGGCGTCAAGCTGGCGGGCGAAAAGGCCAAGGCAGCAGGAGCGAAGCGTGTGCTCCCGCTGAACGTGAGCGGACCGTTCCACTCCAGCCTGATGCAGCCAGCCGCAGACAAATTGCAGGCGGTGCTTGCAGGCGTCACAGTCCAGGAAGCGAGCGTCCCGGTCGTGGCAAACGTGACGGCACGCCCTGTTACCGAAGCGGCAACGATCGTCGAGCAGCTTGTGCAGCAAGTATCGGCTCCGGTTTTGTGGGAGGATTCGGTACAGTGGATGGTCGAAGCGGGCGTGACTACGTTCGTGGAGATCGGACCAGGCAAAGTGCTTGCGGGACTGATTAAAAAAATCGCGCCAGCCGATACGACGATCATTTCGGTCCAGGACATGGAATCCTTGACTGAGCTTTTGAACGGAGGGGTACTATGCTAA
- the fabG gene encoding 3-oxoacyl-[acyl-carrier-protein] reductase, with protein sequence MLTGKTALVTGASRGIGRAIALKLAEAGANVVVNYAGSEAAAAETVAKVKELGRDAIMVRANVSSAEEVGDMFKAALDHFGSIDILVNNAGITRDNLLMRMKEEEWDDVIATNLKGVFNCLKAATRPMMKQRSGKIINITSVVGVLGNAGQANYVAAKAGVIGLTKTAARELASRGITVNAVAPGFIDTEMTAVLPEDVKAGLISQIPLARLGQTEDIASVVLFLASDAANYMTGQTLHVDGGMYM encoded by the coding sequence ATGCTAACAGGAAAAACAGCGCTTGTGACAGGAGCCTCCCGCGGGATTGGCCGTGCGATTGCACTCAAGCTGGCCGAAGCAGGAGCGAATGTCGTGGTGAACTACGCAGGAAGCGAAGCCGCAGCAGCCGAGACCGTTGCCAAAGTCAAGGAGCTGGGCCGCGATGCGATCATGGTTCGCGCCAACGTTTCTTCGGCCGAGGAAGTGGGCGATATGTTCAAGGCCGCGCTCGACCATTTCGGTTCGATCGACATTCTCGTCAACAACGCCGGGATTACCCGCGACAATTTGCTGATGCGCATGAAGGAAGAAGAGTGGGATGACGTCATTGCCACCAACTTGAAAGGCGTATTCAACTGCCTGAAAGCCGCGACTCGTCCGATGATGAAGCAACGCTCGGGCAAGATCATCAACATTACGTCCGTGGTCGGTGTGCTCGGCAATGCGGGGCAAGCTAACTACGTGGCGGCAAAAGCGGGCGTCATCGGCCTGACCAAGACAGCCGCGCGCGAGCTGGCGAGCCGCGGCATCACCGTGAACGCGGTAGCGCCTGGATTTATTGATACAGAAATGACAGCCGTGCTGCCGGAGGATGTAAAAGCTGGCCTTATCAGCCAGATTCCGCTGGCTCGTCTCGGCCAGACAGAGGACATTGCGTCCGTCGTTCTGTTCCTTGCTTCTGACGCAGCCAATTACATGACAGGCCAAACTTTGCATGTGGATGGCGGCATGTATATGTAA
- the acpP gene encoding acyl carrier protein: MADTLERVKKIIVDRLGVDESKITLEASFKEDLGADSLDVVELVMELEDEFDLEISDEDAEKITSVGEVVKYIESHK; the protein is encoded by the coding sequence ATGGCAGATACATTGGAGCGCGTGAAGAAAATCATCGTCGATCGTCTGGGTGTAGATGAGTCCAAGATTACTTTGGAAGCTTCTTTCAAAGAAGACCTGGGCGCTGACTCCCTGGATGTAGTGGAACTCGTAATGGAACTCGAAGACGAGTTTGATTTAGAGATTTCTGACGAAGATGCTGAAAAGATCACTTCTGTTGGTGAGGTTGTAAAATACATAGAATCTCACAAGTAG
- the fabF gene encoding beta-ketoacyl-ACP synthase II, giving the protein MKRRVVITGVGVVSPVGNDAQTFWNSLLEGKSGIDRLTAFDATDYPTQIAGEVKDFNPELYMDKKEIRRTDRFVQFGLAAAKMAVEDAKLEITPENAERVGVYIGSGIGGLSTWEEQHSVLLEKGPRRVSPFFIPMLIANMASGAVSIQYGAKGPTSSAITACATGTNAIGDALRLIQFDHADVMIAGGAEATIRPMAFAGFCSAKAMSTRNDEPQKASRPFDKDRDGFVMGEGAGVLILEELEHAKKRGANIIAEVIGYGMSADAHHITSPSPGGEGAARCMKNALRDAGIDPTEVGYINAHGTSTDQGDIAETQAIKEVFGEHAYKLAVSSTKSMTGHLLGATGGIEAIATAFALRDQVLPPTINLENPDPECDLDYVPNHARKATVHVAVSNTFGFGGHNATVILKRYEA; this is encoded by the coding sequence ATGAAACGAAGAGTGGTGATTACTGGCGTTGGTGTCGTCTCCCCGGTGGGAAATGACGCGCAGACCTTCTGGAACAGTTTGCTGGAAGGAAAATCAGGCATTGACCGCCTGACTGCTTTCGACGCTACGGATTATCCGACGCAGATCGCGGGCGAAGTGAAAGACTTCAACCCTGAGCTGTACATGGACAAAAAAGAAATACGACGTACAGACCGATTCGTTCAGTTTGGATTGGCTGCTGCCAAAATGGCGGTAGAGGATGCGAAACTGGAAATCACGCCAGAAAATGCGGAACGAGTGGGTGTATACATCGGGTCCGGAATTGGCGGGCTGTCTACATGGGAAGAGCAGCATTCCGTGCTGTTGGAAAAAGGGCCACGCCGCGTGAGTCCGTTCTTCATTCCGATGCTGATTGCCAACATGGCCTCCGGTGCAGTATCCATTCAATACGGAGCAAAAGGACCGACTTCCAGCGCGATTACCGCATGTGCGACAGGGACAAACGCAATCGGGGATGCTCTGCGTTTGATCCAGTTCGATCATGCGGATGTGATGATCGCAGGCGGTGCAGAAGCGACAATTCGTCCGATGGCGTTTGCGGGCTTTTGTTCGGCTAAAGCGATGTCCACGCGCAACGACGAGCCGCAAAAGGCGAGCCGTCCGTTTGACAAAGACCGCGATGGCTTCGTCATGGGCGAAGGGGCGGGCGTCCTGATCCTCGAAGAGCTGGAGCACGCGAAAAAACGCGGCGCGAACATCATCGCGGAAGTGATCGGCTACGGCATGAGCGCGGATGCCCATCACATCACTTCTCCGTCGCCAGGTGGCGAAGGGGCTGCGCGCTGCATGAAAAATGCGCTGCGTGACGCAGGCATTGATCCGACAGAGGTGGGCTACATCAACGCACACGGAACCTCTACGGATCAGGGCGACATCGCCGAGACGCAGGCGATTAAAGAAGTGTTTGGCGAACACGCTTACAAGCTGGCTGTCAGCTCGACCAAGTCGATGACAGGCCACTTGCTCGGAGCGACAGGCGGCATCGAGGCAATCGCGACCGCTTTTGCCCTGCGCGATCAGGTGCTTCCTCCTACGATCAACCTGGAAAACCCTGATCCGGAATGCGATCTCGACTATGTTCCTAACCATGCGCGCAAGGCGACCGTCCATGTGGCTGTTTCCAACACGTTTGGATTCGGCGGTCATAATGCAACGGTGATCCTGAAGCGATACGAAGCATAA
- the rnc gene encoding ribonuclease III produces the protein MNFAQLQEKIGFRFHDESVLRQAFTHSSYVNEQRGKRISDNERLEFLGDAVLELTVSQFLYKTFPKMSEGEMTKLRAAIVCEPSLVKFAELLNFGDLVLLGKGEELTGGRQRPALLADVFEAFVGALYLDQGLDAVFSFMEKYVYPRIDKGEFAQVTDFKSQLQEFVQQDNLGDIQYRIVEEKGPAHNREFVSEVLLNNRSLGIGSGRSKKEAEQQAAARALVKLGEK, from the coding sequence ATGAATTTTGCACAGCTGCAAGAGAAGATAGGCTTTCGCTTTCACGATGAGAGCGTTCTGCGGCAGGCATTCACCCATTCTTCCTACGTGAACGAGCAACGCGGCAAACGAATATCAGACAACGAACGGCTGGAGTTTTTGGGAGATGCTGTGCTTGAGTTGACTGTTTCCCAGTTTTTATACAAAACTTTTCCGAAGATGAGCGAAGGCGAAATGACGAAGCTGCGGGCAGCGATTGTCTGTGAGCCTTCTCTGGTTAAATTTGCTGAACTGCTGAATTTTGGCGATCTCGTTTTGCTGGGAAAAGGGGAAGAGTTGACTGGCGGACGTCAGCGACCTGCCTTGCTAGCGGACGTATTTGAAGCTTTTGTTGGTGCCCTCTATCTGGATCAGGGCCTGGATGCCGTATTTTCCTTCATGGAAAAATACGTCTACCCCAGAATCGACAAGGGAGAGTTTGCCCAGGTAACAGACTTCAAGAGCCAGTTGCAGGAATTTGTTCAACAGGACAATCTGGGAGACATCCAGTATCGCATTGTAGAAGAAAAAGGACCAGCTCACAATCGAGAGTTCGTATCGGAAGTGCTTTTGAACAATCGTTCGCTTGGCATTGGCTCGGGCCGTTCCAAAAAGGAAGCGGAACAGCAGGCAGCCGCGCGGGCGTTGGTAAAGCTGGGGGAGAAATAA
- the smc gene encoding chromosome segregation protein SMC produces MYLKRLELAGFKSFADRTELEFVPGVTAVVGPNGSGKSNVSDSIRWVLGEQSAKSLRGAKMEDIIFAGSDKRKPVNFAEVTLTLDNTDRSLDVEYSEVSITRRVYRSGDSEYYINNRSCRLKDIMELFMDTGLGKEAYSIIGQGKIEEILSTKSEDRRGIFEEAAGIVKYKTRKREAEKKLDDTEQNLIRIHDIVSEITEQIGPLQEQAETAKTYKELHRKLVEHEVALYVQQIEAAHSKWEAATQRVQELRELLMRQTTEAAKHEADLEQARFSVTQIDQSIEELQHVLLTVSEETEKVEGQREVLRERMRNLSANRQQTMEQMHRLTEKQHALEAELAEEQERAKEADRRMAEAHASLQEAEGQFFSMVQSLTDDVERLKGDYFEKLNEMANLRNEIRHQQQLVQTSQARVDRQLAGKEQLELEEVQRQVRMAELQEQLTQIDQTIQDTVTRYKQLMDGLRDGQARMEQVRRELRQSEQKREAAKSRLDLIKEMQSEFAGFQQGVKEILKARERGFKGIHGAVAELVVVPQQYETAMEVALGGALQNVVVDNEAAGRAAIAYLKQHNAGRATFLPLDVIRPRTLQANDRQQLAKESGVVGIASELVSFEEAYRPILESMLGNVIVTEKLEQANRVARTLGYRYRVVTLEGDIVNAGGSMTGGALKKNSANLLGRNRQAEELEAQMREIEEAISGHTTVMEQLAEQLRRMEEEQEALRSEGEALRLKEQEVKGLLQQTEAEGRSLGERAKLVEQDIAAYQKEMEEALRKEEQLQADLAVLEQEEQKLSELIAEAEAKRQEQLESKEEMNQKITSLKVLNAQVKQEHQSRLEQTERLIEQKSLLQREWEEQNANLAALDELERTNESSGLELDQRIAELRQDKERVAGLIAERRNERATLFHKQEQVEVQVKEIRREVKALEEKLHQEEVKVNRGEVELDHLLNKLSEEYEMSYDLAKQKYPPRGELQAETQIVAQLKKQIAALGTVNLGAIEEYERLSERQQFLSAQEADLNEAKDMLYQVIQEMDAEMSRRFKETFEAISEQFRDVFVQLFGGGRADLLLSNPDNLLETGIDIVAQPPGKKLQNLALLSGGERALTAMALLFAILRVKPVPFCVLDEVEAALDEANVNRFAEYMQQFSSQTQFICVTHRKGTMESADVLYGITMQEGGVSKLVSVKLEDSDKFVESAS; encoded by the coding sequence ATGTATTTGAAACGCCTGGAGCTGGCAGGATTCAAATCGTTTGCCGACAGGACGGAATTGGAGTTCGTACCAGGAGTGACAGCGGTAGTCGGTCCGAACGGAAGCGGCAAGAGCAACGTTTCCGACTCGATCCGCTGGGTGCTCGGAGAACAGAGTGCCAAGTCGCTGCGCGGAGCGAAGATGGAGGACATTATTTTCGCGGGCAGCGACAAGCGCAAGCCAGTGAACTTTGCCGAAGTGACGCTCACCTTGGACAATACGGATCGTTCCCTCGACGTGGAATATTCGGAGGTTTCCATCACGCGCAGAGTCTACCGCTCCGGTGACAGTGAGTATTACATAAACAACAGATCATGCCGCTTGAAGGACATTATGGAGCTGTTCATGGATACGGGGCTGGGAAAAGAAGCGTACTCCATTATCGGCCAGGGAAAAATCGAAGAAATTCTCAGCACGAAGTCGGAAGATCGCCGCGGCATTTTTGAAGAAGCGGCGGGCATCGTCAAGTACAAGACCCGCAAGCGCGAGGCGGAGAAAAAGCTCGATGACACCGAGCAAAACCTCATCCGCATCCACGATATCGTCAGCGAAATTACCGAACAGATCGGACCGCTGCAGGAGCAGGCAGAGACGGCGAAGACGTACAAAGAGCTGCACCGCAAGCTGGTCGAGCACGAAGTCGCGCTGTACGTGCAGCAGATCGAGGCGGCCCACAGCAAATGGGAGGCCGCGACGCAGCGCGTGCAGGAGCTTCGCGAGCTTTTGATGAGGCAGACGACGGAAGCGGCCAAGCACGAAGCCGATCTGGAGCAGGCCCGTTTTTCGGTCACGCAAATCGACCAGTCGATCGAGGAACTGCAACACGTTCTCTTGACGGTGAGCGAGGAGACGGAAAAGGTAGAAGGCCAGCGCGAAGTATTGCGCGAGCGGATGCGCAATTTGAGCGCCAATCGCCAGCAGACGATGGAGCAGATGCACAGGCTGACAGAGAAGCAGCACGCGCTGGAAGCGGAGCTTGCCGAAGAGCAGGAGCGCGCCAAGGAAGCCGATCGGAGGATGGCGGAAGCCCATGCATCGTTGCAGGAGGCTGAAGGGCAGTTTTTCTCCATGGTGCAGTCGTTGACAGACGATGTGGAACGGTTGAAAGGCGATTATTTTGAAAAGCTGAACGAAATGGCCAACCTGCGCAACGAAATCCGCCATCAGCAGCAGCTTGTGCAGACATCGCAGGCGCGCGTCGACCGCCAACTGGCCGGCAAGGAACAGTTGGAGCTGGAAGAGGTGCAGCGCCAGGTGAGAATGGCCGAGCTGCAGGAGCAACTGACCCAGATCGATCAGACCATTCAGGATACGGTTACCCGCTACAAGCAGTTGATGGACGGCCTGCGCGATGGACAAGCGCGCATGGAACAGGTGCGTCGGGAGCTGCGCCAGTCCGAGCAAAAAAGAGAAGCGGCGAAGTCCCGCCTGGACCTCATCAAAGAGATGCAGTCCGAATTTGCCGGATTCCAGCAAGGGGTAAAAGAAATTCTCAAGGCACGCGAGCGGGGCTTCAAAGGCATCCACGGCGCGGTCGCCGAGCTGGTCGTCGTGCCGCAGCAGTACGAAACGGCGATGGAGGTCGCCTTGGGCGGGGCGCTGCAAAACGTCGTCGTCGATAACGAGGCGGCAGGGCGAGCCGCGATTGCTTATTTGAAGCAGCACAATGCAGGCCGCGCCACCTTTTTGCCGCTGGATGTCATCCGGCCGCGCACCTTGCAGGCAAACGACCGTCAGCAGTTGGCAAAAGAAAGCGGCGTTGTCGGGATCGCCAGCGAGCTGGTTTCGTTTGAGGAAGCGTACCGCCCGATTTTGGAGAGCATGCTCGGCAACGTCATCGTGACGGAAAAGCTGGAGCAGGCAAACCGCGTCGCCCGCACGCTCGGCTATCGCTACCGCGTCGTGACGCTCGAAGGCGATATCGTCAACGCGGGCGGTTCGATGACAGGGGGCGCCCTGAAGAAAAACAGCGCCAACCTGCTCGGCCGCAACCGTCAGGCAGAAGAGCTCGAAGCGCAAATGCGCGAAATCGAAGAGGCAATTTCTGGACATACTACCGTAATGGAGCAACTGGCCGAACAGCTTCGCCGTATGGAAGAAGAACAGGAAGCGCTCCGCTCGGAAGGCGAAGCGCTGCGGTTGAAGGAGCAGGAAGTCAAGGGCCTCTTGCAGCAAACCGAAGCAGAGGGACGTTCGCTGGGCGAGCGGGCCAAGCTGGTAGAGCAAGATATTGCCGCCTACCAGAAAGAGATGGAAGAAGCGTTGCGCAAAGAGGAGCAGCTTCAAGCGGACTTGGCCGTCCTGGAGCAAGAAGAGCAAAAGCTGAGCGAGCTGATCGCCGAAGCCGAGGCCAAGCGCCAGGAGCAGTTGGAATCCAAGGAAGAAATGAACCAGAAAATTACCAGCCTGAAAGTGCTGAATGCCCAGGTGAAACAGGAACACCAGTCCCGCCTGGAGCAGACGGAGCGCCTGATCGAACAAAAAAGCTTGCTCCAGCGCGAATGGGAAGAGCAAAACGCGAACCTCGCCGCACTCGACGAGTTGGAGCGCACGAACGAATCGTCCGGGCTTGAGCTCGATCAGCGCATCGCCGAGCTGCGTCAGGACAAGGAACGGGTAGCCGGACTGATTGCCGAACGCCGCAACGAGCGGGCGACGCTTTTCCACAAGCAGGAGCAGGTGGAAGTGCAGGTAAAAGAAATTCGCCGCGAGGTCAAAGCGCTGGAAGAGAAGCTCCATCAGGAGGAAGTCAAGGTCAACCGCGGCGAGGTGGAGCTTGACCACCTGTTGAATAAACTCTCCGAAGAATACGAAATGAGCTACGATCTGGCGAAGCAAAAATACCCGCCGCGCGGTGAGTTGCAAGCGGAGACGCAAATCGTCGCCCAGCTCAAAAAGCAAATTGCCGCACTCGGCACGGTCAACCTCGGGGCGATTGAGGAATACGAGCGCTTGTCTGAGCGCCAGCAGTTTTTAAGCGCGCAGGAAGCCGATTTGAATGAAGCAAAAGACATGCTCTACCAGGTGATTCAGGAGATGGACGCAGAGATGTCGCGCCGCTTCAAGGAGACGTTTGAGGCGATCTCCGAGCAGTTCCGCGACGTGTTTGTGCAGTTGTTCGGCGGGGGACGGGCCGATTTGCTCTTGTCCAATCCGGACAATCTGCTCGAAACCGGGATCGACATCGTGGCGCAGCCGCCGGGCAAAAAGCTGCAAAATCTGGCTCTGCTCTCCGGGGGCGAGCGCGCGCTGACCGCGATGGCTCTGCTCTTTGCCATCCTGCGCGTCAAGCCTGTGCCATTTTGCGTGCTTGACGAAGTGGAGGCGGCATTAGATGAGGCAAACGTCAACCGCTTCGCCGAGTACATGCAGCAGTTCAGCAGCCAGACGCAGTTCATTTGCGTGACGCACCGCAAAGGCACGATGGAGAGCGCAGACGTTTTGTACGGGATCACGATGCAGGAGGGCGGCGTGTCCAAGCTGGTCTCGGTCAAGCTGGAGGACAGCGACAAATTCGTCGAGTCTGCCTCGTAA
- the ftsY gene encoding signal recognition particle-docking protein FtsY: MSFFKRLRDAIVQKSEEVTQKFTDGLAKTRDLLVEKVEDLVRRYKKIDDDFFDELEEILITSDVGVNTVMELIDDLRTEVRKQKIENAMDLQPILSEKLVALLKNDEAADTALNVEDGRLNVILFVGVNGVGKTTTIGKMAHMFKQQGKNVLLAAGDTFRAAAIEQLEVWGERVGVDVIKQQQGSDPAAVIYDAIQAAKSRKVDVLLCDTAGRLQNKVNLMEELAKVHRVLQRELPGAPHEVLLVLDATTGQNALSQAKTFGQSAGVTGLVLTKLDGTAKGGIVIAIRNELNIPVKYVGLGEKMDDLQQFDPEQFVHALFAGLIQKEEAEEQENA, translated from the coding sequence ATGAGCTTTTTCAAGCGCCTTCGTGACGCGATCGTCCAAAAATCCGAAGAAGTAACCCAGAAGTTTACGGATGGACTGGCGAAAACGAGAGATTTGCTGGTAGAAAAAGTGGAGGATCTGGTCCGCCGCTACAAAAAAATCGACGACGATTTCTTCGATGAGCTGGAAGAAATTTTGATTACGTCCGATGTCGGCGTCAACACCGTCATGGAGCTGATTGACGATTTGCGGACAGAAGTGCGCAAGCAAAAAATCGAAAACGCCATGGACTTGCAGCCGATTTTGTCGGAGAAGCTCGTGGCCCTGCTGAAAAACGACGAGGCGGCAGACACCGCGCTCAACGTCGAGGACGGACGGCTGAATGTCATTTTGTTCGTCGGCGTAAACGGAGTCGGCAAAACGACGACGATCGGAAAAATGGCGCACATGTTCAAGCAGCAGGGAAAAAACGTGCTGCTGGCCGCAGGCGACACGTTCCGGGCAGCCGCGATCGAGCAGTTGGAGGTATGGGGCGAGCGCGTCGGCGTTGACGTCATCAAACAGCAGCAAGGCTCCGATCCGGCAGCGGTCATTTACGACGCCATCCAGGCCGCCAAATCGCGCAAGGTCGACGTGCTTTTGTGCGATACGGCCGGACGTTTGCAAAACAAGGTCAATCTGATGGAGGAGCTGGCGAAGGTGCACCGCGTGTTGCAGCGCGAACTGCCTGGCGCGCCGCATGAAGTGTTGCTCGTCCTCGACGCCACGACTGGGCAAAACGCGCTGTCCCAGGCGAAGACTTTCGGCCAGTCCGCCGGAGTGACCGGCCTAGTCCTGACCAAGCTCGACGGTACGGCGAAGGGCGGCATCGTCATCGCGATCCGCAACGAGCTGAACATCCCGGTCAAATACGTCGGCCTCGGCGAGAAGATGGACGATCTGCAGCAGTTCGATCCCGAGCAGTTTGTGCATGCGCTGTTTGCCGGATTGATCCAAAAAGAGGAAGCCGAAGAGCAGGAAAACGCGTAA
- a CDS encoding putative DNA-binding protein produces the protein MLEKTNQVNLLFDFYAPLLKGKQREYLELYYLDDLSLGEIAEMHEVSRQAVYDHIKRAEKQLFEYDQKLNLAQRHEKRMEVLARMNELVNGLAESETRDELNTLLHQLSEMD, from the coding sequence ATGTTAGAAAAGACCAATCAAGTCAATCTCTTGTTTGACTTTTATGCACCGCTACTCAAGGGCAAGCAGCGAGAATATCTGGAGCTGTACTATCTGGATGACTTGTCGCTCGGAGAAATCGCGGAAATGCACGAGGTCAGCCGACAAGCTGTTTACGACCACATCAAGCGGGCAGAAAAGCAGTTGTTCGAATACGATCAGAAGCTTAATCTGGCACAGCGCCACGAGAAGCGGATGGAAGTGCTGGCACGAATGAATGAGCTTGTAAATGGGCTTGCAGAGAGCGAGACAAGAGACGAGCTGAATACTTTGCTCCACCAACTGTCAGAGATGGATTAG
- the ffh gene encoding signal recognition particle protein: MAFESLANRLQNAFDKLRGRGKIDETVVNEAMREVRLALLEADVNFKVVKDFVARVKERAVGQEVMKSLTPGQMVIKIVNEELVALMGGSVAQLTMAHRPPTVIMMAGLQGAGKTTTTGKLAKYLQKQNKKPLLVAADIYRPAAIKQLQVLGEQLNVPVFTLGDQVSPVDIARQAIEHAKANHLDVVILDTAGRLHIDEALMDELKQIREVAKPDEILLVVDAMTGQDAVNVAESFNSQLELTGVVLTKLDGDTRGGAALSVKAVTGKPIKFAAMGEKLDALEPFHPDRMASRILGMGDVLSLIEKAQASVDEEKARDMERQMRQGEFTFDMFLDSMQQLRNLGPFEDILGMLPGMNKMKGKMNVDEKQIARVEAIAKSMTKAERANPDLLNASRRKRIASGSGTSIQEVNRFIKQFEEMKKMMKQFTGVADKMVKKSKKKGGFGLPFMGKGGGNNQGGMNFPFNFKPPFK, encoded by the coding sequence ATGGCGTTTGAAAGCTTGGCCAATCGGCTGCAAAACGCATTTGACAAACTGCGCGGCAGAGGAAAGATCGACGAAACCGTCGTCAACGAGGCGATGCGGGAAGTCCGCCTTGCCCTGCTGGAAGCAGATGTTAACTTCAAAGTAGTAAAAGACTTCGTCGCTCGCGTCAAAGAGCGCGCAGTCGGCCAGGAAGTCATGAAAAGCCTGACGCCAGGTCAAATGGTTATCAAAATCGTGAACGAAGAGCTGGTCGCCCTGATGGGTGGCAGCGTAGCTCAGTTGACGATGGCGCACCGTCCGCCGACCGTCATCATGATGGCGGGTTTGCAAGGGGCGGGGAAAACGACCACGACTGGTAAGCTGGCCAAGTATTTGCAAAAGCAAAACAAGAAGCCGCTTCTGGTGGCAGCCGACATTTACCGTCCGGCTGCGATCAAGCAGCTACAAGTTTTGGGGGAGCAACTGAATGTTCCCGTTTTCACTCTCGGAGATCAAGTCAGTCCTGTTGACATCGCTCGGCAAGCGATTGAACACGCGAAAGCCAATCACCTCGACGTTGTGATTCTCGATACGGCAGGTCGCCTGCATATTGATGAAGCGTTGATGGACGAGTTGAAGCAAATTCGCGAAGTTGCCAAGCCCGATGAGATTTTGCTCGTCGTGGACGCGATGACAGGTCAGGACGCCGTCAATGTGGCGGAGAGCTTCAACAGCCAGCTCGAACTGACTGGCGTGGTTCTCACCAAGCTCGACGGGGATACCCGAGGCGGTGCGGCACTATCCGTCAAAGCTGTCACTGGCAAGCCGATCAAGTTCGCGGCGATGGGTGAAAAGCTGGATGCGCTCGAACCGTTCCATCCGGATCGCATGGCTTCCCGCATTTTGGGAATGGGTGATGTACTCAGCCTGATCGAAAAGGCGCAGGCGTCCGTGGATGAAGAAAAAGCGCGCGACATGGAGCGCCAGATGCGTCAAGGGGAATTTACCTTCGACATGTTCCTGGATTCCATGCAGCAGTTGCGCAATTTGGGGCCTTTTGAGGACATTCTCGGCATGCTGCCCGGAATGAACAAGATGAAAGGCAAAATGAACGTGGACGAGAAGCAGATTGCCCGCGTGGAAGCAATCGCCAAATCCATGACCAAGGCAGAGCGTGCCAACCCCGATCTCTTGAACGCCAGCCGCCGCAAGCGCATTGCGAGCGGAAGCGGCACGAGCATTCAGGAAGTGAATCGGTTCATCAAGCAGTTCGAGGAAATGAAAAAAATGATGAAGCAATTCACGGGCGTCGCCGACAAGATGGTCAAGAAGTCGAAGAAAAAAGGCGGCTTCGGACTGCCGTTCATGGGCAAAGGCGGAGGAAACAACCAAGGCGGCATGAACTTCCCCTTCAATTTCAAACCACCGTTCAAGTAA
- the rpsP gene encoding 30S ribosomal protein S16 — protein sequence MAVKIRLKRMGSKKAPFYRVVVADSRSPRDGRFIEEIGYYNPVAQPAVVKIDTEKAVQWILNGAAPTDTVRNLLSKEGVLAKVHETKYGK from the coding sequence ATGGCAGTTAAAATCCGTCTGAAACGCATGGGTTCCAAGAAAGCTCCTTTCTACCGTGTAGTAGTAGCTGACTCCCGTTCCCCACGCGATGGCCGTTTCATTGAAGAAATCGGTTACTACAATCCGGTTGCTCAACCGGCAGTGGTGAAAATTGATACCGAAAAAGCGGTACAATGGATCCTGAATGGTGCAGCTCCGACTGATACCGTTCGTAACCTTCTCTCCAAAGAAGGCGTTCTCGCAAAAGTGCACGAAACCAAATACGGCAAATAA